Proteins found in one Labrenzia sp. VG12 genomic segment:
- a CDS encoding 4-hydroxyphenylacetate 3-hydroxylase N-terminal domain-containing protein, which yields MSVEPLNPVERSEVVTATPMTGREFVDSLKDQRCVYFNGERVTDLTEHPAFRNSVRSLARLYDALHDDHASGASILTAPADADPAGYTHRYFKVARTAEELLGQQKAIAEWAKLSYGWMGRSPDYKAAIVNTLEANAGYYGPFAANARRWYHLAQERTYFMNHAVANPPIDRAKPFSDAKDILVHVVKETDAGLYLSGAKVVATSAALTHYNFLSHHAVSETNGPPTAFMFFLDMSTPGIKLICRNSYEFAAHEASSPFDHPLSSRFDENDAILVLDNAFVPWENVLVHGPAHKPIDFLMDTGYLQGTCFHGCTRFAVKLDFLAGLLTRALHITSGDEFRGNQVLQGEVIALRHLFWSLSDAMAKTPEPFADGAVLPGVSAAQAYRALAPDAYGRVKEIVQKIVASALIYLPSSAKDFQNPEIDTYLERYVRGSNGIGYKDRIKLMKLLWDATGSEFAGRHELYERNYAGNHEEVKLQLPAIARRDGSMDQMLSLVDQCLEDYDEFGWCNTAWKD from the coding sequence ATGTCGGTTGAACCTCTCAATCCTGTGGAGCGGTCGGAGGTGGTGACCGCCACGCCGATGACCGGACGCGAATTTGTCGACAGTCTCAAGGATCAGCGCTGCGTCTACTTCAACGGGGAACGGGTCACCGACCTCACCGAACATCCCGCCTTCCGCAACTCGGTGCGATCCCTCGCCAGGCTGTATGACGCGCTCCATGACGACCATGCCAGTGGCGCCAGCATCCTGACCGCCCCGGCAGATGCCGATCCGGCGGGCTACACCCATCGGTATTTCAAGGTGGCCCGAACAGCTGAGGAGTTGCTTGGCCAGCAAAAGGCCATCGCCGAATGGGCGAAGCTCAGTTACGGCTGGATGGGCAGATCACCCGACTACAAGGCCGCCATCGTCAATACGCTGGAAGCGAACGCGGGCTACTACGGGCCCTTTGCGGCAAATGCCCGGCGTTGGTACCACCTGGCGCAGGAGCGGACCTATTTCATGAACCATGCGGTGGCCAATCCGCCCATCGACCGGGCCAAGCCGTTCAGCGACGCCAAGGACATTCTGGTTCATGTGGTGAAGGAAACCGACGCCGGGCTCTACCTGTCGGGCGCCAAGGTGGTCGCGACATCGGCTGCCCTGACACACTACAATTTCCTCAGCCACCATGCGGTCTCGGAGACCAACGGGCCACCGACGGCGTTCATGTTCTTTCTCGACATGTCGACACCGGGCATCAAGCTGATCTGCCGCAATTCCTACGAATTCGCCGCACATGAGGCCTCAAGCCCGTTCGATCATCCGCTGTCGTCCCGGTTCGACGAAAACGACGCCATTCTCGTGCTCGACAATGCCTTTGTGCCCTGGGAGAACGTCCTGGTGCACGGGCCGGCGCACAAGCCGATCGATTTCCTGATGGACACCGGCTACCTGCAGGGGACCTGTTTTCACGGCTGCACCCGGTTTGCCGTCAAACTCGACTTTCTGGCCGGCCTCCTGACCAGGGCGCTGCACATCACAAGCGGCGACGAGTTCCGCGGCAATCAGGTGCTGCAGGGAGAGGTGATCGCGCTCCGGCATCTGTTCTGGTCCTTGTCGGATGCGATGGCAAAGACGCCGGAGCCGTTCGCCGACGGGGCCGTTCTGCCCGGCGTCAGTGCTGCCCAGGCCTATCGCGCCCTGGCCCCCGATGCCTATGGCCGGGTCAAGGAAATCGTTCAGAAGATCGTGGCGTCCGCATTGATCTACCTGCCGTCCTCGGCGAAGGATTTCCAGAACCCGGAGATCGATACCTATCTGGAACGCTACGTGCGCGGCTCCAACGGCATCGGCTACAAGGATCGGATCAAGCTGATGAAGCTGCTCTGGGACGCCACCGGCTCGGAATTCGCCGGGCGGCACGAGCTTTACGAGCGCAATTACGCCGGCAATCACGAAGAGGTCAAACTGCAGCTGCCGGCGATTGCCCGGCGCGACGGGTCGATGGACCAGATGCTCTCGCTTGTTGACCAGTGTCTTGAAGACTATGATGAATTTGGCTGGTGCAACACGGCGTGGAAAGACTGA